ATAGATGTTTTTtgtaatatcaaattttattaactaCTTTTTATAATCGAAGTGAAACAGTCTTGTTTTCGAAATTTCTGGTAATTGCTCGACTCTACATCATATCGGAGGCGTGACCCAATGGAAAGCAGAAAGTGAAAATAAGAGTGAGGCTTATATGCTTAATAGGGAAAACGACTGATAAGAGTATTATTCGAACTATTGACTCTTGTTCCCCTATTGTGTTTCTATAGCAAGATTAAATTGCAAAAGTCATGGGGATTTATTGTACTGTGTCTTTAATTTCACGTGTCGACGCCAAAGTACCTGTTCCAAATTACTTGacaaatatataatatcatTAGAAAATTCGACATCAGTATTCGTATCAGAACTTAAtgatttttttctatatttttcaacCGCGCTTCTTGCTCCTCACTAACGATTCTGTGGACTGAAGCTTGTCGACTTTATCTTTTATCCATTTTATTTCTATTCTATACCAAACATGCCACTACGTTTTGAAACTGAATTACGTATACAAGATAAGAACTGCAATAaatcattaatttttttcatagtttGTTTCATAGTCACGCTGGGTGATTTTGTATAGTTGTGGTGTAACTATTTGCTTTCAAGTTCTTATAAACCTGATGTTTGGTTATTTTCTAGACATCAGAGGAATCTGCCACTTTAACATGGCCACTCATGGATAATGCAAACATTTACTACGTATACACGTTTGAATCGGTGAGTATGTTTTATTTGCCACTTACAAATTGTTAAAATCTCACCAACGATTTACCAATTGATAGGTTCATTGAAATAGAGATATTGCAATCACTTAGTGATTTGAAATCGTGTCGCcgagaaaaacataaaataactaAAAGCTGTGGTTATTATACGTTATTGAGGGTCACAATATCGGCATGGCAATCTTACATGATCGTccaataaaagtaataaatcgTAAATTCGGTTTTTCAATAATTCAGTTTACTGCTGATAAAAGAGCAAACAAACATACTGTTGAACCGCCAACTCAAGAAGAATTAGTATCTGGAAAAATGACTCGAACTATACAAAAGCTCAAGTCTGGAGAAAACATATCAGCATACGTAGTCGCATATAACAACAAGAAACGTGTTGGACATTTCCGTTCCGTGCAGTTTTTCACAGGTATTTATTGCACACCATTAACTAAAAGGCTATCTATGAATTGAGAAAAGCGTTACATGTGCGTCGGAGTTGTTCATGAATATGTCGAAACGATATGCTGTTAATGTGGCACAACGATTGATATATTTCGGAGGTTCCGTTTGCTCGTCATAGTCGAGGAACGTATGTAAAATGTAtcaaaagtttttgttaagcACCATCTTGCAAATATTTAGTTTTCATCATTAACATAATCCCTAACCAATGTTTAAAATGACTAATTTTCCACCCATTgcagtattttaaaaatttagacAATTGAATAACCTTAATTTCACTGCTGTATTAGAATGTTGTTCTCATATTTTCGTTTAGATTGTGAGTATCCAAAGAGTAAATTCCAGACTCGAGGTGGACGGAGACCAAGATATTCATGCAAACTCTTGAATAATGACGAAAGCGATTAACTTTTTAGATAACAGTAACTCAGAAGAACGTAAAGCGACAAGACCCCAAGTGGGGTAACTTCAATGAGAATGAATACTTTACCAGAACCATGGAGTGTGCAAGTTTTTGTATCCCTGATTTTACTCGATTGATAATGttgttcattttaaaaattattccaatcctGAGTTTGCGCCATATTTGTAAATTAAGTCTGAAGTTTTAATTAtttgtaattatatatatttactcataATCTATAAGTTTCAAATTAACAAcatacattttgaaatatatatattgaaatgtatGTATATATCTTATATTATTCCAATTCAGTGTCATATGcaatcaaaaatattctgaataatttGCGTTGCCAGTGGAAGATTTGTGGCAATGTAAACAGACTTAGGAGTAACTCGGTAGCATTTTAAGACGTGTTTCACATATTATCCACCCAAATAAGCCTGTGTACAAGTCTCTACGAAGACGAGGAAATCTATTGAATGCGAAGAAAAAGAGATGTAGTTTCCCTACACCAGGGTCGTCCAAACCGTGGCCCGTGGGCCACATGACTCTGTGAGGCTAGAAGAGGCAGCTttcatgacctcaatatttgacatCATTTACTTGTAAGAGCAAGTTTTTTCTCGAATGAACCATGTCAAAACCCCCGTGAGATcgctaatttctgacagtcatatgaaAATTTCACTTTGCATTGCTACATCACAcagaatattgacaaacttgttggaTACAGGCAGTGCCATACTTCACATTGTAATGGACAACCCTGACCTACATTCTAATTGATGATCGATTGTGGACCGACGCGGAATCAAACCGAGATACCGTATGATGACACGACCTTTAGGTCGCTAACTTCCCCTATTTAATGATATTCACTCTGTCCCGTTTCCGATTCTACATTACACGAATTGAATGAAACATTTCCGGATATACTTGATATATTTCACACCAACCAGTAACATATAACTACACACAAACGCAATATTTTTTCAGACGTCTTGTCTCATAATTCACAACATAAAACAAATCTGTACAAATGTGGCATATTTCAATGATCTAAGGCTAAGCCCATACGTTGCCATATATGAATGCAACGAGTTTTATCatgaaattgttattattattgatattattatGTATATGCTATCCTATAGGCAGCGGAACTTAAAGAGTTATGATTGCATTTGTCGCTTCCACATTTTGGAAGCGACGTCTTCGTCGACCTCGCCGATGTTGGCAGCAGCATCTCTTCTAAAGTGGAAGAGGGTGGCTGTATCTAGCTCGCTGTTTTTGGTTGATTCAAGCGCATCAGCTAAG
The sequence above is a segment of the Styela clava chromosome 7, kaStyClav1.hap1.2, whole genome shotgun sequence genome. Coding sequences within it:
- the LOC120327644 gene encoding uncharacterized protein LOC120327644 gives rise to the protein MLLLFNLTDIYLLIELMLKLNRMKVLIAIFCLILSSSNVMSYQRMSSLRKMKTSEESATLTWPLMDNANIYYVYTFESFTADKRANKHTVEPPTQEELVSGKMTRTIQKLKSGENISAYVVAYNNKKRVGHFRSVQFFTDCEYPKSKFQTRGGRRPRYSCKLLNNDESD